CCAAAACAatgtgtgctgtatgacatggtcgTTGGTaatgttggtagagacatggagctgtaccaaagtattgccaaagGGTAGCTAATACCACATTGTCCAttatgtctctgtacccattggtgttgaaggtgggcttcactataaccaatgtccctagtccttcccagcagaaacacccccaaaTTGCATACCAGGGGATTGGGGGGCATCCCAATACAGACTGAAAGGGCTTGAGGAGTGACAACTACTTTCCTTACCTAGAAATATGCAGTTGTCGCACCTCCTACACTCCTCTTAGCAGTTCATACAAGGTGGATCTGTCACCAGGGGGTGCCAATgagtgaaaaaaaagaagagaacatGAAATATTCATATGGAGTACGGGGCAGGAAATGTAAATGATAGgcatattttgggggtaggggactagatcaggagagttggtatgcttctttgaagaggtgagtctttagggAACGTCTGAACATccgtgcatcagggattgtccagatgtcttggggtagagcatttcaGTGGAttagtgctgctctggtgaaatcCTGGAGACGAGCATGTGAGGTCTGTATTAGGGCGATGTCTAGTCTGAATGTGTTGGCAGAGTGGAGTgcatgggctgggtgatgtatggtgtGAATGAACActttgtaatacttcatttcccctTTGGAGGCAGtgcagggaaattaaacacttgctgccaggttaggacttgcacaaaaatttgcgacTATTGTATACCAGAACTCTGGCATAAGGACCTGTGTGATCAGCTTATTCTCAAAGCACCCTTCTAAAAAGTAGGGATTGTCCAGGGCGGACTCTTTCTACTGTGTGCGACATGTACTAGTGATGTCATAGAGGAGTGAGGCACTTAGTAGGTATATACGGGGTTTAGGAATGTAACTGACACCCCAGGggcttttctttattttacagccATAAAACCACAAATACTTTGAGCCCTCATTACTTACTCCTCCTAAAACGACACAATGACTGACACTGTGCCCAAAACATCAGCACTTATGTAAGTGATGTATATGGAAAACAGATGTTATTTGTTTGTGAGCAGTAGGCTTCCTCGCCTCTTCTAATCCCAATTGTGAGAATATGAGCCTGTTTACTGATAGACTTAATCCCCATTTGCCCGGCACGAGTATCATGCAAATCGCTATTTAGATCAAGCGGTTTCACAATAAATGTGCAATGTGAACGCTGGCATTGAAAGAACCATCACCGATAAATCACTGATTGGGTCTTTCAAGCAAACCATAAAATCAGCATTGTTCTACAGCTGCAACattctgtataaacaggctgtcaatcatctatgaacgactgcctgtttactgtgaatggagatgagTGTTCCAGAACGATTTCCGACCCATTCCACTGAGCAATAATCCTCCTGTGCAAAAGCTTCAACCCCCCAGAAgtcttcctgtgtaaaaggggaaGCTTTGGACCATCCATTTTTTGTTAAAAGGGTTTCCTGATAATTGATTGTAGTGCCCTGCTGCTGGGACctccagcgatcagctgtaatctatggTGGGCAAAACTGTTCaatgtctctgcagcgccaccacaggggaaattaagcattacacagttctcattgaaatcaatgggttctccaTGTATTGTACAGATGAGTCGGCTCCACCTGTGAAAGACCATCTTTGTAGTGGATGTactgtacatactattatgggacaGGGGTGTACAACCTTTTTTGGTTCAGGGGCCACATTGTCATGTTGAACCACTCTGAAGGGCTGCAAAAATAGTTAATGGGGTATTACCGCCTGAGGCACTTATGGCATATCAAGAGTACATGTCATAGAATATTTACATAATAGAATATATACAAGCTTTATTTTCGATGATAGAAATGACAGTGCATTGTTATTCTGTGGGAAACAAATGATATTTGATTGATGATAGCAAAGATTTACAACACGTGTGATAGAGAATACTGTAAACAATGTCCAAATGGTTGTACTTATCTCGTAACAAGGGATTGATAATGTGATGTATGACTATTTCAATCTCAATAAAAACTTAATGTTGAAAAGTACATGTCATAAATATCTTGTAGATGGTAGTCCTGGCAGTGGAACCTGCTCCTATCGTGAGAATGGGGGCCACCTTCTCCTCCAATCAACACTCCAATCAATGGAGGCCTTTTGATGAAAACAGTTCTCTGCATTGCAGATGATGGGTATTGTGGTTACTGCCTAGTATTTCACAAACCCTATAAATTCAAATGAAGAGCTACGTGCCTACATGGCCACCAATAACTCATATGCTTCTTTCTGTAGTTTCAAACTAGATTCATGGGACCCTGATCCCATAAATGGTATTGTGGGCCAAATGCAGATCCCAGGCCACGGGTTGTGCACCCCTCGACTGGGGTCATGCCCATGAGAGGTGTACAGAGCTGTGGTAGAGGTTGCTGCTAGGATATGCATAGGGATATATACTGACTACCTGCTTTATTGAAGACCCCCAACTCCTAGTGCATTGGActgcctttggccttcagaacagtAGTAATTCTTCTAGGCGTTCAAACCTATACCCTGATTCCATTACtctacctccaccagcctgacaggaagggtgcaTTGAattatgctgcttgcgccaaattccgaccctcccatcagcacctgGATTAGTCTAACCAGGTGATGTTTTCCGcaactcagtgatccaatttttgtcttTCTATTTCTACAGCAATGGCGGTGTAACTGGTCGTCTGCTATTAGGGAAGGACAAGTTGTTCTTTCGGACACGTTAATTTGAGCACCAGCACTGTATTTGGCTACAATTTTGACTGCACTCTGCCTTATTGTTAGAACCATTCTTGATGCCTTCCTTGGACCCCTTTTGTTGATGAGTTGTTAAcatccacagaatccccttttactggatgttttccttgatcacaccctTCTCGCTATACTCTCCGCACTATTACACAAGAAAACCTCACATGGTTGATAGTGAACTCCAGGTCTAGCATTGATGACTAGAAGTCGTTGGGAGTCGATCAATTGGTTAGATTTtcacatctaatgtggatttacatgaAATTgattcacagaaaacttgtcacgtgatcttATGCCGCACACAAGGGTCACGGCTCTAAgtcccatacagggaagctccaatcatgaagtgctgggggctctaataaagtggccaattaGTCAAAAGTCCATTAAGACTGTAGATTACATAAATCTAATCTGCTGCCCTTTTGTTCCATAGATTAGCAGTATCAGGTTAAAGACCCTCCCCTTTGTAATCATGCATTAATGATGTAAAAAGTATTCCTCTTGCAGTCCAAACTATAACCCTTTCCATTCTAGATTGCTGTATTTCGGTGCAACACTCTGGTCTGCTATATGTCTTTATTCAtcatgcaacaaaaaacaatgaagtcagcacttccaacgaAGAAATAAAGTGTGAAAGTAcacgtaaaggcccatttacatggagcgatgatcgctcaaacaatagtttgagtgacagctttgagcgatgattttgcatgaactattaagtagctactcagctacttaatagcttattagtgtgcaaatgaagccttgagctgaatgcagttaatagccagaggacTATTATCTCCATTTAGGtcctttgttctctgacgggaaacaatgctattagcactaccaacggagaactcagcgtgcggtcctgataagactgcacaacgatttttaggttgaccagAATttaatgaaaagtgcacaatggccacaCATTTAGACgcgacgattattgctcaaacaattgctttttagcgatttttaagTGATCACCaccctgtgtaaatgggctttaaaggggttgtcccgcggcagcaagtgggtctatacacttctgtatggccataataatgcactttgtaatgtacattgtgcattaattatgagccatacagaagttataaaaagttttatacttacctgctccgttgctagcgtcctcgttcccatggagccgactaattttcgccctccgatggccaaattagccgcgcttgcgcagtccgggtcttctgcagtcttctatggggccgctcgtgcagaatgccggctccgtgtagctccgccccgtcacgtgccgattccagccaatcaggaggctggaatcggcaatggaccgcacagaagccctgcggtccacggagacagaggatccgggcggccatcttcagcaggtgagtatgaagatgccggaccgccgggattcaggtaagcgctgtgcgggttgtttttttaacccctgcatcggggttgtcccgcgccgaaagggggggggggggttaaaaaaaaaaaaaaccgtttcggcgcgggacaacccctttaagccatggctgcaacaaatacagtaacaaaaaCACATGCTGCAGAAATCATACACATTTCTTATCTTCATAAATTTGCACAGCTGTTTATGCTAACCACATAAAACATGCAAGTTTTTTTGCGtaaattttgatcaaaacatgtaggCCCATCCGCCACGTCCAGGTGAACCTTATTGGATGGCTTCTAGCTCAATAGACGACACTCTTTGGGCAAAACGCCTCAAAATGAATGGGAAAGCTAGATACCTGGCTATATCCTATTACTAAACCGTCTGGGCCAGATGAGAAAAAAAGCGATAGTTACAGCAGCACTCACTGGACAATCAAATATGATGGAGCAGTTAGCGATGCATGCCAGGTAGAGGATCCGACCCAAATCCTAAATTATAATCAATATAAGAAGAGAATCCCACAACGTCAATGGTGCAATTTCATCCCCCTAGGGGCCCACTTTATTCCTAAGCAGATCACAGCAGCAACGTTTTGATCCCTAAactggagtctttgtcaagcctctTGCAACTGTTTATATTAagtgcataaaaatcatcataacaGGACCCAGCACTATTATACAGAGCATTTACCATTATGTCACAGAGCAAGGAGGCCCACAGACTATCACAAATGGGTGTTTCATATTTACACACGTCCTGAGTCCCAGGACATTGATTTTTTTCCCTGTTTATAATCTAGCGAGATATTTGCAGGGCGGTTATATAAACTCCAGGATAAACTATGATAATACTAACAATTTAGCGAGTGAAATATAAGTGAAAGTTCTCCATTCTGTCCTTTGACACCACCTCATACTTCTGTACAATTGACCATTTATATAATTTGGGCTGCAATGCGTGATGACACGTGCCAGCCATTGTCAGCTttgtaccttttttatgctttcagTAGCCAATTAGTAACCTAAGTCCCCCAGAGTTCCTAGTTTATTCTAGTGTAATCCATATGTTCTTTTATAGTGGCTGAACTTGATCCAGCATAGACTTTTTATCGCCTGATCTCTATGGAAGTTGTTTGGAGTTTAGGCGGATTGCCACACAATCTGTACAACGGCAAATTCCAGAAAAAGTATTACATTACTGCTGCTCATGATTGTCCTTAGTTATTTTGTTGTTTGGATGCTAGGCAATACTGTTGACTCCTGGTTTATGGCCAAGAAGCAGTTGCTGAATGTATAATAGGGGGAGATGTTACTGACCTACATCATCATGTTGGTTCTGTCACCAGGGGCAGATTCCCCTCCATTCACCCCTCCCAAAATTCTTACCGAATGTCTACTTGTTTATATTCAATATAGGGAtagtatcaggggcgtaactatagagggtgcaggggatgcggttgcacccaggcccagaagccttagggggcccataaggcccctcttctccatatagggagcccagtactatgagtaaagcattatagttgggggccctgttacaggttttgcattggggcccagaagcttcaatttaacatggtttaggtatgggtacgggtacagaaacagatagagggggaaccccagctcacgttttgcatcagggcccctgagcctttagttacgcccctggatagtATAGATAGACTGGATGTTAGTGGCAACATCACAACTCATatttatacagttgcaatcaaaattatttatcccccattgcaaattaggtttacaaactttcagctgtttgcaaaaaccaATAAGACAAGAAcgatttaaatagctcaacataaCGAATATAACTGGTGGTTTCTTCAAATTCAACAGAAAATGCCTATTTTAATAAAAGCTTGCTACGTGGGCATTTAAAATCAACGTGTCCGATCATCCTTTCCCCGACACCACTTGTCAGGAGAATGTCAAGAGGCCCCTATATGCATGTGAGTTTTCCAGTCCTGCCAAAATCGGTGGGTTTGGATGAATGTAGTCTAATGCatgtttttccatccctgccaccTCTCCTGATTGTCTATCACACCCTGgaagtctcctctgtatattaccatcccttccatgcagtgcagcctcctgtctgatacttagcaGACACTACCTTGATGTTGAAATCTCttcctgctttctctttcactattctgtgctatcaatcccgtGATACACCAacacagcattacatgagcagctagatccagaaccatctctgcctgcagagGGGTTAGTGTGATTATCACTACACTGTATATTCATCAAAAGAAGCTACAGACCTatatgtatacagtcaggagaatgaccggaggagaaggactccaggagcTTCAggcagaaaggaataactaaccaaggcaatactaatagagatgagcgagcacgctcagatgaggcagttactcgagggagtattgctcttctcgagtaactgcttactggtcagagcaggctcggggggggggggggggggcggcaggggtgagcagggggcggcggggtgggagagagagatctctctcactttcccccCGCTAACCTCCGCTCACTCCCGCCCCCTgagcctgcttggaccagtaagcagttactcgagaagagcgatgcttgctcgagtaactgccttatccgtgcgtgctcacttatctctaaatACTAACCAATTTATATACACTGGGGAGCAAGTTACAAAATGAATCAGTAAAAAAATTActgtagtggccctttaagacaCACAAACTTCAATAAGGGGGTTTCTCATTTTCATAGAGTATACCATCTAATAAAAATAAAGTAAGTTTGCAAATTCTCGTTTGTCATTTAGTCGCTGGTTGTGGGAATCTGAATGGTTTATCGGccccgtgtaaaagcacacaaatgTTTACTATATACAGTACTTGAGATGTTTACTGCAAGTCCCTGAATTCATTAACAGGCAGTTGCTGCCCCCATGTGGTAGTGCTGGAGAACTGCAATTGTAAAATCAAAATACGACAAAACAAGTGGCATGTGGAGACGCTAGGAGGACACGAAAAAGATCCTTTTATTGTGTATCCTAAATGTCATCATGTATTAAGAAATATGCACTAAAAATACCTGATGTAGAAAGAAATCCCTAAATCATCAGAAAACGACCGGTTGTTTAAATCATATTCGTAATATGCATAATATGTTAATCATATACTGTTTTtagtttttggtgattttttaaaagcattttccagttcactatgtatatatatcttaaccccttagtgacacagcatattttggacctaaggacgtgatgattttttggcattttcatctctgcttttcaaaaaccacaactttttttttcatttttccactgatATGGCCATATATAATTGACAAAGATCTTGTTTAAGATCGAAAGCAGCTGTTTACAATGGAAGAATAAAAGTTATCTTTTATTTGCATCTACTCATGCTGCCGCGGACTTTGCTTTCTTTTATTGATATGGCCATATTATGTTGCGTGGTGAGCTGTAATTGTTATTGTCACCACTTTAGGGTACATACTAAGTATTGTataagtttggttttttttctgggGGGCCAAAGCTAAAAAGAAATTcactatgcagtataaatgacatgataaccttTTTTCTGCTGGTTGGTATAATTATAACAATACTAAAATTATaccttaattattttttttgccctttttttaacaataaaaccctattttggaaaataattttcTTTTTGCATCGCTACATTCccataaattttaatttttccatgcaTGGAGCCGTGTAAGGCCTTATTTCTTACATGTAGTTTGTAGTGGCACtattttggggtatgtatgacttttttgatcatttttattgcgtttttttctgaggCGAAATGAACCAAAAAAAATGATCTTTTATTTTAATAGCATTTGCAAAGCAGGATAAAAAGAGATCTCAATATATTGTACAGATGCGGTGATGCCAAATATATGgcttttttagtacattttttctTCCTAAAAAGGGAAGCGTATGCAAACATTTTTAACATCGTTCTTTCACCTTTTTTAACATTCCTTAAggtgacttgaacttgcaattttctAATTGCTCAGTAATACACAgcagtacttttgtactgcaatgtattatttaaTTGCCTTGCCAGCACTTGCAatggcagacccggaggccatTCTTAGGCCTCTGGTTtcaatggcaacccatcagccctatGCCATTTCATGGCGGAGGGCCGATGACGTCACGGAAGGGGCAGCCTCCCTCTGTTAACTCTATATGTgatgcaatcaacattgatcatggcatttAATGGGTAAATGGTGGGGATCAGTGTTGTAACTGGGAGGCCAGTTGTCAGTCATAGTCAGTTCTCCTGCGGATGGCGCGTgctcagctcctgagcccatGCCATTTATATGATGTAATTATTTGTCTTTTCCACTGAACTCTTCCCACCGAGCACGTACGTATGCAACCTGcatcgagaaggggttaaaataacccataatatcttgcagtttttaCTTTGGACACTAAGCTGAATAATAGACTTCCTGTTCTCAGGCTTATGGACCATAGAAACAATAGACTAGAGGAGACTTATTTACTTCCATGGGGGAGCATTGTGGGCATACTCTgtgacctattgtgaatggtgctatctacactcattgtcaaaaaccatCCCTCTCCTAGAAGCAGTTggtggaatcaaatgaaactttctataggACAGATAATGGCTGAGATTGGGGAGGGGAGTAGGGGAAAGAAAAAATGTAGCACACCAGGCAGATAATAACCAGTTGACCTTGATATTTGCTACAGACACCTAACGTTTGAGTGGTTTTCTGTAGATATCTATGGAAGTTCTTATCGCTTATGCCACTAGATGAGTTAAGTTGGCTAATATAGTACTAGAGAACATAGTACTAGAACAAGTGGTCCATCCCAGAACCAAAAGTATATTTACACATGGTTTTCTAGTAAATTACTATGCTTAAAACAGCAATTCTATCTTCAAAATGATTGGCACTATGGTGGGCACCTAATGAGTTCTCTTTAGCTATAAGATGCTCCTTCTCATTGCACTGAAGTACactggtgccttgggttaagagtttaatttgttctatgacgaagctcttaacccaaaacacttgtaTGTCAAAACCAGTTTCCACATTGAAATGATTGGAAATGGCATTAATCTGTTctgccattcctttcaatggggccgccgctgctgtaggtggccccattgaatgcaatagtCAGACGGTAACCCTGCAGTGatcttcggggaagggctttaaatataagaatattgaattcaatgaatggtagAAGGctggctgtgaatggctgagcgAGTAGTTAatacataattatttttttttcctttctccagtGGTTCATACGTGGACATCATGGCCAAGATAAGAATCAGAGGCTTTGTGGCAACGGGACTTCTGGTGATTCAAACCATATTTCTGCTTGTATTATACTCAAGACAAAACATTCACTACTCAGATACAGACGGAAAGGAGAAAGTCCATCTTCTCATCTTGTCCTCCTGGAGgtctgggtcttcttttgttGGACAAATCTTCAGTCAACACCCGGATGTCTTCTACATGATGGAGCCTGCATGGCATGTGTGGGTGACCATGTTTCAGAACAGTGCCAAGGTTCTCCACATGGCAGTTAGGGATCTTGTAAGATCAGTATTCCTTTGCGACATGTCTGTTTTTGACTCCTATATGCCAAAAGAGAAGGACGTTTCTTCCCTTTTCCAGTGGGCGGTCAGCAGAGCTTTATGTACAGTCCCGGCCTGCAAGTCCTTTCCCCGTGATGAGATCACAAGTGAGCTAGCCTGTAAGACCCTCTGTGGAAAATATCCATTTGACAACGTTAAACAGGCTTGCAACTTGTATAGTCATGTGGTTATAAAAGAGGTCCGCTTCTTTGACTTGAAAGTGTTGTATCCCCTTCTTACCGACCCTTCTCTAAACTTAAAGATCCTTCATTTGGTCCGGGATCCTAGAGCAGTGGCAAAATCCCGTGAGCAGTCACGGAAAGCATTAACAAGAGACAATGGAATCGTCCTTAACACCAATGGGACAAAAGTAGACGACATCAAGTTTGAGGTGATCCAGGAAATCTGTAGAAGTCACGTCCAGATATATGAAACAGCGGCATTCAAAGCTCCCAGCTTCCTCAAGAACCGATACATGTTAGTGAGGTACGAGGATGTGGTTCGGGACCCCTTACGAGAGATCTCGGAGATGTATAAATTTGCAGAGCTGAAACTTACGAACAAGCTTGAGAAGTGGATCTACAACATCACACATGGCCAGAGTTCTGGAAATAAGAAGGAAGCCTTCACAATTACATCTCGCAATGCAGTCAACGTTTCTCAGGCCTGGAGATACGTTCTTCCCTTTGAAAAAGTGAAAACGATACAAGATGTGTGTAAAGGGGCTATGAACATGCTCGGCTACCAACTTGTAGACTCTGAGGCAGAGCAGAAAGACCTAAACATGGAAGTTGTGTTGCCGAGAAAACAGTATCAGTTCAGCTGGTCGTAGGTTTCAGACATGAAGTAACTTTTGCACTTTTGAAGATTTTAATATTTGATcttttttaatttattaattTTAACCTTATGAACTGTGAAAATCGTTTTTGTTACAATTTCAAAGATGGACAGAATGGAAAAATGAAGTAAATCGGACATAAAACCCACGTCTAGGAATTAAATACAATATTTATAGTGAAGCCTTTAACTCCTTAAATTAAGTAATCGTCATTATCATGTACACAAATTCAGAGATGGtttttagttttatattttttctgttGTCATGGCAAAAGTATAAATGTTATAGATTTAACCACCTTAaataaaatatagcttttattctatggttaaaggagatgtcccgaggcagcaagtgggggtatacacttctgtatggccataataatgcactttgtaatgtacattgtgcattaattatgagccatacagaagttataaaaagttttatacttacctgctccgttgctggcgtcctcgtctccatggtgccgactaattttcgccctccgatggccaaattagccgcgcttgcgcagtccgggtcttctcctcttctctatggggctccgtgtagctccgtgtagctccgccccgtcacgtgccgattccagccaatcaggaggctggaatcggcaatggaccgcacagaagccctgcggtccatgaagacagaggatcccggcggccatcttcagcaggtgagtatgaagacgccggaccgccgggattcaggtaagcgctgtgcgggtcgtttttttaacccctgcatcggggttgtctcgcgccgaacggggggggggtttaaaaaaaaaacaaacccgtttcggcgcgggacatctcctttaaattataataattatattcgtgcacataggagcagtattatagtatttatattcttgtacatagggggcagtattatagtagttatattcttgtacataggggcagtattatagtagttatattcttgtacataggagcagtattatagtagttatattcttgcatatagggggcagtattatagtagttatattcttgtacataggagcagtattatagtagttatattcttgtacataggagcagtattatagtagttatattcttgtacatagggagcagtattatagtagttatattcttgcatatagggggcagtattatagtagttatattcttgtacataggagcagtattatagtagttatattcttgtacataggagcagtattatagtagttatattcttgtacatagggggcagtattatagtagttatattcttgtacatagggggcagtattatagtagttatattcttgtacataggagcagtactatagtagttatattcttgtacataggagcagtattatagtagttatattcttgtacataggaggcaggattatagtagttatattcttgtaaataggggcagtattatagtagttatattcttgtacatagggaacagtattatagtagttatattcttgtacatagggggcagtattatagtagttatattcttgtacatagggggcagtattatagtagttatattcttgtac
The Eleutherodactylus coqui strain aEleCoq1 chromosome 11, aEleCoq1.hap1, whole genome shotgun sequence genome window above contains:
- the LOC136581659 gene encoding carbohydrate sulfotransferase 6-like isoform X1, with the translated sequence MPIHSGNSVTDDTCGSYVDIMAKIRIRGFVATGLLVIQTIFLLVLYSRQNIHYSDTDGKEKVHLLILSSWRSGSSFVGQIFSQHPDVFYMMEPAWHVWVTMFQNSAKVLHMAVRDLVRSVFLCDMSVFDSYMPKEKDVSSLFQWAVSRALCTVPACKSFPRDEITSELACKTLCGKYPFDNVKQACNLYSHVVIKEVRFFDLKVLYPLLTDPSLNLKILHLVRDPRAVAKSREQSRKALTRDNGIVLNTNGTKVDDIKFEVIQEICRSHVQIYETAAFKAPSFLKNRYMLVRYEDVVRDPLREISEMYKFAELKLTNKLEKWIYNITHGQSSGNKKEAFTITSRNAVNVSQAWRYVLPFEKVKTIQDVCKGAMNMLGYQLVDSEAEQKDLNMEVVLPRKQYQFSWS
- the LOC136581659 gene encoding carbohydrate sulfotransferase 6-like isoform X2 codes for the protein MAKIRIRGFVATGLLVIQTIFLLVLYSRQNIHYSDTDGKEKVHLLILSSWRSGSSFVGQIFSQHPDVFYMMEPAWHVWVTMFQNSAKVLHMAVRDLVRSVFLCDMSVFDSYMPKEKDVSSLFQWAVSRALCTVPACKSFPRDEITSELACKTLCGKYPFDNVKQACNLYSHVVIKEVRFFDLKVLYPLLTDPSLNLKILHLVRDPRAVAKSREQSRKALTRDNGIVLNTNGTKVDDIKFEVIQEICRSHVQIYETAAFKAPSFLKNRYMLVRYEDVVRDPLREISEMYKFAELKLTNKLEKWIYNITHGQSSGNKKEAFTITSRNAVNVSQAWRYVLPFEKVKTIQDVCKGAMNMLGYQLVDSEAEQKDLNMEVVLPRKQYQFSWS